The following proteins are encoded in a genomic region of Primulina huaijiensis isolate GDHJ02 chromosome 3, ASM1229523v2, whole genome shotgun sequence:
- the LOC140972792 gene encoding homeobox-leucine zipper protein HAT4-like, which produces MANKDDGLGLSLSLRFPENQHQNLNLSPPAASVVPVPFPLNLFRSPLPFPQQPQQQHKPSNTDAFQISADRGGETRPYFRGIDVNRAITVIDCDEEAMVSSPNSTVSSVSGKRSEREENEAERASSSFEMEDDGGEAARKKLRLSKEQAAVLEETFKEYNTLNPKQKMALAKRLNLRPRQVEVWFQNRRARTKLKQTEVDCEYLRRCCDNLTDENRRLHKEVNELRALKLSPQFYMNMSPPTTLTMCPQCERVAVSSASSSAATSTANAGINRQPTNRQLQLPLASWAAIIPPQSVPRP; this is translated from the exons ATGGCTAACAAAGATGATGGTTTGGGTTTGAGTTTGAGCCTGAGGTTCCCGGAGAACCAACATCAGAATTTGAATTTGAGTCCGCCGGCGGCATCAGTAGTTCCAGTCCCTTTTCCGTTGAATCTGTTTAGATCTCCGTTACCATTTCCACAACAGCCGCAACAGCAGCACAAACCTTCGAACACCGATGCATTTCAGATATCTGCTG ATCGTGGTGGGGAGACAAGACCATACTTCCGAGGGATCGATGTGAATCGAGCAATAACTGTGATAGATTGCGACGAAGAAGCTATGGTTTCTTCCCCAAACAGCACAGTTTCAAGCGTGAGTGGGAAGAGGAGTGAGAGAGAAGAGAACGAAGCAGAGAGGGCTTCCAGCTCATTTGAGATGGAGGACGACGGTGGAGAGGCGGCGAGGAAGAAGCTCCGCCTGTCGAAGGAGCAGGCGGCAGTTCTGGAAGAGACTTTTAAGGAGTATAATACTCTGAATCCG AAGCAAAAGATGGCTTTGGCTAAACGGCTGAATCTGAGGCCCAGACAGGTGGAGGTTTGGTTCCAGAACAGAAGAGCAAG GACTAAGCTGAAGCAAACCGAGGTCGATTGCGAGTACTTGCGACGATGCTGCGATAATCTTACTGATGAGAACAGACGATTGCACAAGGAGGTGAACGAGCTCCGAGCATTGAAGCTATCCCCACAATTCTACATGAACATGAGCCCTCCCACAACCCTCACCATGTGCCCTCAATGCGAACGCGTGGCTGTCTCGTCAGCATCTTCATCAGCCGCTACGTCCACTGCAAACGCTGGCATCAATCGCCAACCCACGAACCGCCAGCTCCAGTTGCCTTTGGCCTCGTGGGCGGCGATCATCCCACCTCAGTCAGTCCCCAGACCGTAG
- the LOC140972793 gene encoding protein ARABIDILLO 1-like, with the protein MSRRVRRRVVKKGKEKVDCPEIDENLSLNEKGMVDWTKLPDDTVLQLFSCLNYRDRASLSSTCRTWRTLGKSPCLWHVLDLRPHKFDSAAAVSLASRCENLQKLRFRGPECADAIINLHANNLREISADCCRKMTDATLSVLAARHEALECLQLGPDFCEKITSDAVKAIAICCPRLQKLRLSGVHEVDADAVNALAKHCPNLTDIGFIDCRKVDETYLGNFASVRFLSVAGTTNINWNLVLQEWSKPPNLTGLDASRTDITPTTVSRFFSSLPSLKVFCALNCPALEEEVDTTFLSIKHNKGKVLLAAFTDILKGVATLFVNTPKNKRNIFLDWRSLNIKDRKLDGILNWLEWIISSSLLRVSESNPRGLDKFWLNQGTTLLLSCMQSAQEEVQERAAMALATFVVIDDESASIDTGRAEAVLRDGGIRLLLNLACSWREGLQAEAAKAIANLSVNTNVAKAVADEGGIRILANLARSVNRLVAEEAAGGLWNLSVGEEHKGTIAEAGAIKALVDLIFKWSRCTGGEGVLERAAGALANLAADDKCSMEVAAVGGVHCLVSLVRNCKVEGVQEQAARALANLAAHGDSNSNNASVGQEAGALEALVQLTRSLHDGVRQEAAGALWNLSFDDKNREAIAAAGGVEALVVLARSCSNASHGLQERAAGALWGLSVSEANSIAIGREGGVAPLIALAQSDAADVHETAAGALWNLAFNPCNAFSIVVEGGVPVLVHLCSSSTSKMARFMSALALSYMFDGRIDEIAHIGTSTSPSKSMTLDGARRLALKHIEAFFLTFTDPHAFSSAAVSSAPAALNQVTECARIQEAGHLRCSGAEIGRFVGMLRNPSSILKACAAFALLQFTIPGGRHSLHHVILLQNAGAPRVLRAAAAATGATLEAKIFARIVLRNLEQHHMESSVGRASV; encoded by the exons ATGAGTAGGAGGGTGCGGAGGAGAGTTGTTAAGAAGGGCAAAGAGAAAGTTGATTGCCCTGAGATCGATGAGAATTTGAGTTTGAATGAGAAAGGAATGGTTGATTGGACCAAACTACCTGATGATACAGTACTTCAGCTTTTCTCATGTCTGAACTATCGTGACCGGGCGAGTCTGTCGTCAACCTGCCGCACATGGAGGACTCTGGGTAAATCACCTTGTCTGTGGCACGTATTGGATCTGCGGCCCCACAAGTTCGATTCTGCGGCTGCTGTATCTCTGGCCTCTCGGTGCGAGAATCTGCAGAAGCTTCGTTTTCGTGGTCCTGAATGCGCTGATGCTATCATAAACCTTCACGCTAATAATTTGCGTGAGATCAGCGCTGACTGTTGTAGAAAAATGACCGATGCCACCCTCTCTGTACTTGCAGCGCGGCACGAAGCGCTAGAGTGCCTTCAGTTGGGGCCGGATTTCTGTGAAAAGATTACCAGTGATGCTGTAAAAGCCATAGCAATTTGCTGTCCGCGGCTGCAGAAACTTCGACTTTCAGGTGTACATGAAGTGGATGCAGATGCTGTCAATGCTTTGGCAAAACATTGCCCGAATTTGACAGATATTGGATTCATTGACTGCCGAAAGGTAGATGAAACATACCTGGGAAATTTTGCATCAGTTCGTTTCCTTTCAGTTGCGGGGACAACTAATATAAATTGGAATTTGGTGTTGCAAGAATGGAGTAAGCCACCAAACCTGACAGGCTTAGATGCCTCCAGAACAGATATTACCCCCACAACTGTTTCAAGATTTTTTTCATCCTTGCCTAGTTTGAAGGTTTTCTGTGCCTTGAATTGTCCGGCACTTGAAGAAGAGGTGGATACCACCTTTCTCTCCATTAAACATAATAAAGGTAAAGTGCTGCTAGCTGCCTTCACAGACATTCTTAAAGGAGTAGCAACCCTATTTGTCAATACACCAAAGAATAAgaggaatattttcttagatTGGAGAAGCTTGAATATCAAGGATAGGAAGTTGGATGGAATCTTGAATTGGTTGGAATGGATAATTTCAAGTTCACTTCTACGAGTTTCTGAGAGCAATCCTCGTGGTTTGGATAAATTCTGGCTCAACCAAGGAACAACTTTGTTGCTTAGTTGCATGCAGAGTGCCCAGGAGGAAGTTCAGGAAAGGGCAGCCATGGCTCTTGCAACTTTTGTTGTAATCGATGATGAAAGTGCAAGTATAGACACTGGAAGGGCTGAGGCAGTTTTGCGAGACGGTGGCATTCGCCTTCTCCTAAATCTTGCCTGCTCGTGGAGGGAGGGGCTTCAGGCAGAAGCTGCTAAG GCCATTGCTAACTTATCGGTGAATACCAATGTTGCGAAAGCTGTGGCTGATGAAGGAGGCATCCGGATTCTTGCAAATCTTGCTCGGTCTGTAAACAGATTGGTTGCTGAAGAGGCTGCAGGAGGACTGTGGAATCTCTCCGTTGGTGAAGAGCATAAG GGTACCATTGCTGAAGCTGGTGCTATAAAAGCTTTAGTTGACCTCATCTTCAAATGGTCGAGGTGTACTGGTGGTGAAGGAGTATTG GAACGTGCGGCTGGTGCATTGGCGAATTTGGCTGCAGATGATAAATGTAGCATGGAGGTTGCTGCAGTGGGCGGTGTACATTGCTTGGTATCCCTTGTTCGGAATTGCAAGGTTGAAGGAGTGCAAGAGCAG GCAGCTCGGGCTTTGGCGAATTTGGCTGCTCATGGAGATAGCAATAGTAATAATGCTTCTGTGGGACAAGAGGCAGGAGCTCTTGAAGCTCTAGTGCAACTTACTCGCTCTCTCCATGATGGTGTTAG GCAAGAAGCTGCTGGTGCATTATGGAATTTATCATTTGATGACAAAAATCGGGAAGCAATTGCGGCAGCTGGTGGAGTTGAGGCATTG GTTGTTCTAGCACGTTCCTGTTCAAATGCCTCTCATGGCCTTCAGGAGAGGGCTGCCGGTGCTCTTTGGGGATTGTCAGTTTCAGAAGCAAATAG CATTGCCATTGGTCGAGAAGGCGGTGTGGCACCTCTAATTGCACTGGCACAATCAGATGCTGCG GATGTACACGAGACTGCGGCAGGAGCGCTTTGGAATCTTGCTTTCAATCCTTGTAATGCTTTCTCAATTGTCGTGGAAGGGGGGGTTCCTGTGctggttcatctttgttcttCTTCTACATCAAAAATGGCACGCTTTATGTCTGCATTGGCATTGTCTTACATGTTTGACGGAAG AATTGATGAAATTGCCCACATAGGAACATCAACTAGTCCTTCCAAGAGTATGACCTTAGATGGTGCCAGAAGATTGGCTTTGAAGCACATAGAAGCATTTTTCTTGACCTTTACTGACCCCCATGCTTTTTCTAGTGCTGCTGTCTCATCAGCTCCTGCAGCATTGAATCAAGTAACAGAATGTGCTCGTATTCAAGAAGCAGGCCATCTTAGATGCAg TGGAGCTGAGATTGGAAGATTTGTTGGTATGCTACGAAATCCTTCTTCTATTCTGAAGGCATGTGCTGCATTTGCTCTTCTTCAG TTTACGATCCCTGGGGGCCGGCACTCCCTGCACCACGTGATCCTTCTCCAAAACGCTGGAGCTCCTCGAGTACTTCGTGctgcagcagcagcaacaggtGCCACACTCGAAGCCAAAATTTTTGCTCGTATCGTGCTTAGAAATCTGGAGCAACATCACATGGAATCTTCTGTCGGAAGAGCATCTGTGTAG
- the LOC140972803 gene encoding uncharacterized protein isoform X1 — MEASTYTPSGIFAKELEDELMKFTASYEDCKVNTGLAEQSEEVQGNDDVDVNITDCTKSGGRELVAAEYHDTTESSSSFGNSDTDDIDPLDDSEIMSDFHGDAASSLGFDGFGEPFRTRKKKVTGHWRSFIQPLMWRCKWAELQIRKFESQARRYDRELEEYSQRKKDRLQNPSLECVGVKSLHCTSSNARNGIYMRKKRKRTEDTMDIASYMSHHNLLSYHESKRSSGKGLLKDDELRNRAVATQKVNVNNELWARDEQLFLEPGDGDTPLEVILGKIEFLRSRVVKMKSRVEKVMSENAGKLSFMDDSSMFIPFSALIASPQHTSPNNGDKMPVGTYIDSQLKVEHNMSDAVVPENGDTINEVIPGVNGRTNNVSFINTYKKGEEDILIDNKRVKEEMNSFEEVKIEPTRSPLVLKEELASTSPQVRTAVNPPTNNQTPPIMRSISKLTAPKTQRKSRKRRGAGQRR; from the exons ATGGAGGCTTCAACCTACACGCCAAGTGGAATTTTCGCTAAAGAACTTGAAGACGAACTTATGAAATTTACAGCTAGTTACGAGGACTGTAAAGTCAACACAGGCTTGGCTGAGCAGAGCGAAGAAGTCCAAGGTAATGATGATGTGGATGTTAACATTACGGACTGCACGAAATCTGGTGGCCGTGAGCTTGTTGCTGCAGAATACCATGACACAACAGAGAGCTCAAGTTCCTTTGGTAACAGTGACACCGATGATATTGACCCGTTGGATGATTCTGAAATTATGTCGGATTTTCATGGTGACGCTGCATCATCTCTGGGTTTTGATGGATTTGGTGAACCATTTAGAACGAG GAAGAAAAAGGTGACTGGTCATTGGAGATCATTTATCCAACCTCTGATGTGGCGATGTAAATGGGCTGAATTGCAAATTCGTAAGTTTGAATCACAAGCCCGAAGATACGACAGAGAACTTGAGGAATACAGTCAGCGAAAGAAGGATCGATTGCAGAATCCTTCATTGGAATGTGTCGGTGTGAAATCCCTTCATTGTACATCCAGCAATGCTAGAAATGGTATTTACAtgaggaagaaaagaaaacgaaccGAAGACACAATGGATATAGCATCATATATGTCTCACCATAACTTGCTTTCATATCATG AGAGTAAGAGGTCTTCAGGTAAGGGTCTCCTCAAGGACGATGAATTAAGGAATCGAG cCGTGGCAACTCAAAAAGTCAACGTTAATAATGAGTTGTGGGCCCGTGATGAACAGCTCTTCCTTGAGCCCGGAGATGGTGATACTCCTCTGGAAGTCATACTTGGAAAGATTGAATTTCTACGATCACGAGTTGTTAAAATGAAGAGTAGAGTTGAGAAGGTGATGAGTGAAAATGCCGGAAAGTTatctttcatggatgactcaagcATGTTTATTCCATTTAGTGCTCTGATAGCCTCTCCTCAACATACTTCTCCAAACAATGGGGACAAAATGCCTGTAGGAACTTATATTGATTCTCAGCTTAAGGTGGAGCATAACATGAGTGATGCAGTTGTACCTGAAAATGGAGACACAATTAATGAAGTGATTCCTGGAGTAAATGGAAGGACTAATAATGTTAGTTTTATCAACACATACAAAAAA GGAGAAGAAGACATTCTCATCGACAATAAGAGGGTGAAGGAAGAGATGAATAGCTTTGAGGAAGTAAAGATTGAGCCAACCCGTAGTCCTTTGGTGCTAAAGGAAGAGCTAGCTAGCACCAGCCCTCAAGTTCGAACAGCAGTCAATCCTCCCACAAACAATCAAACACCACCTATAATGCGTTCTATATCAAAGCTTACGGCCCCTAAAACCCAGAGAAAGAGTCGTAAAAGAAGAGGTGCTGGTCAGAGGCGTTGA
- the LOC140972803 gene encoding uncharacterized protein isoform X2: MEASTYTPSGIFAKELEDELMKFTASYEDCKVNTGLAEQSEEVQGNDDVDVNITDCTKSGGRELVAAEYHDTTESSSSFGNSDTDDIDPLDDSEIMSDFHGDAASSLGFDGFGEPFRTRKKKVTGHWRSFIQPLMWRCKWAELQIRKFESQARRYDRELEEYSQRKKDRLQNPSLECVGVKSLHCTSSNARNGIYMRKKRKRTEDTMDIASYMSHHNLLSYHESKRSSGKGLLKDDELRNRAVATQKVNVNNELWARDEQLFLEPGDGDTPLEVILGKIEFLRSRVVKMKSRVEKVMSENAGKLSFMDDSSMFIPFSALIASPQHTSPNNGDKMPVGTYIDSQLKVEHNMSDAVVPENGDTINEVIPGVNGRTNNVSFINTYKKVKDILIDNKRVKEEMNSFEEVKIEPTRSPLVLKEELASTSPQVRTAVNPPTNNQTPPIMRSISKLTAPKTQRKSRKRRGAGQRR; this comes from the exons ATGGAGGCTTCAACCTACACGCCAAGTGGAATTTTCGCTAAAGAACTTGAAGACGAACTTATGAAATTTACAGCTAGTTACGAGGACTGTAAAGTCAACACAGGCTTGGCTGAGCAGAGCGAAGAAGTCCAAGGTAATGATGATGTGGATGTTAACATTACGGACTGCACGAAATCTGGTGGCCGTGAGCTTGTTGCTGCAGAATACCATGACACAACAGAGAGCTCAAGTTCCTTTGGTAACAGTGACACCGATGATATTGACCCGTTGGATGATTCTGAAATTATGTCGGATTTTCATGGTGACGCTGCATCATCTCTGGGTTTTGATGGATTTGGTGAACCATTTAGAACGAG GAAGAAAAAGGTGACTGGTCATTGGAGATCATTTATCCAACCTCTGATGTGGCGATGTAAATGGGCTGAATTGCAAATTCGTAAGTTTGAATCACAAGCCCGAAGATACGACAGAGAACTTGAGGAATACAGTCAGCGAAAGAAGGATCGATTGCAGAATCCTTCATTGGAATGTGTCGGTGTGAAATCCCTTCATTGTACATCCAGCAATGCTAGAAATGGTATTTACAtgaggaagaaaagaaaacgaaccGAAGACACAATGGATATAGCATCATATATGTCTCACCATAACTTGCTTTCATATCATG AGAGTAAGAGGTCTTCAGGTAAGGGTCTCCTCAAGGACGATGAATTAAGGAATCGAG cCGTGGCAACTCAAAAAGTCAACGTTAATAATGAGTTGTGGGCCCGTGATGAACAGCTCTTCCTTGAGCCCGGAGATGGTGATACTCCTCTGGAAGTCATACTTGGAAAGATTGAATTTCTACGATCACGAGTTGTTAAAATGAAGAGTAGAGTTGAGAAGGTGATGAGTGAAAATGCCGGAAAGTTatctttcatggatgactcaagcATGTTTATTCCATTTAGTGCTCTGATAGCCTCTCCTCAACATACTTCTCCAAACAATGGGGACAAAATGCCTGTAGGAACTTATATTGATTCTCAGCTTAAGGTGGAGCATAACATGAGTGATGCAGTTGTACCTGAAAATGGAGACACAATTAATGAAGTGATTCCTGGAGTAAATGGAAGGACTAATAATGTTAGTTTTATCAACACATACAAAAAAGTGA AAGACATTCTCATCGACAATAAGAGGGTGAAGGAAGAGATGAATAGCTTTGAGGAAGTAAAGATTGAGCCAACCCGTAGTCCTTTGGTGCTAAAGGAAGAGCTAGCTAGCACCAGCCCTCAAGTTCGAACAGCAGTCAATCCTCCCACAAACAATCAAACACCACCTATAATGCGTTCTATATCAAAGCTTACGGCCCCTAAAACCCAGAGAAAGAGTCGTAAAAGAAGAGGTGCTGGTCAGAGGCGTTGA
- the LOC140972802 gene encoding pentatricopeptide repeat-containing protein At2g44880 yields MSRVGSETSWIWSTKERICLSFLQMKTLGKSNLHQIQAFMLRNALEANLNLVTKLIITLSAVVPHSGIHHARQMFDLMPQKSDAFLCNTMMKSHLISCQFLEAISLYVCLRKNEGFVPDNYTFSTLAKCCGLNFLMWEGMEVHAHVVKYGFKSNLYVSTALIDMYGKLGQIDFARKIFDEMTERNSVSWTALTSGYVKAGDMGNAKDLFDSMPENDKDAAAYNVLIDGYVKLGNMVLAKMLFDTMPEKNIISWTTMIDGYCSKGNIDEGRQFFDEMPERNLCSWNAMIGGYCQNKQSHEALILFQNLLAQKIFEPDDVTVVSVLPAIADLGAFDMGNWVYEFVKRKKLDASASVSAALVDMYAKFGEIEKAKRVFDNVLGRGVCTWNALINGLALNGRPKEALEAFLDMKRKGFKPDEITMLGVLSACNHGGLVEEGRRWFYEMEEFKLSPKVEHYGCMVDLLGRAGCLDEAERLINNMPYETNGIILSSFLFACGYAKEVIRAERVMKKVIIMEPFCDGNYIMLRNLYAAEKRWKDVEQIKNLMLINGAKKEVGYSAIEIKGQVLEFIAGDLVHPHLEVTHLLLNQLQMHMKGKDSYLSVEWKVSET; encoded by the coding sequence ATGAGTAGAGTAGGATCCGAAACTTCATGGATATGGAGCACAAAAGAGAGGATTTGCCTTTCTTTCCTCCAAATGAAAACCCTCGGCAAATCCAACCTCCACCAAATCCAAGCCTTCATGCTCCGAAACGCCCTTGAGGCCAACCTCAACCTCGTTACGAAGCTCATCATCACCCTCTCTGCTGTTGTACCACATTCTGGTATTCATCATGCCCGCCAGATGTTTGATCTAATGCCGCAGAAGTCTGATGCCTTCCTATGCAATACCATGATGAAGTCTCACCTCATTTCTTGCCAATTCTTAGAAGCCATCTCCTTGTATGTTTGTTTGAGGAAGAACGAAGGTTTTGTGCCAGATAACTATACTTTCTCGACGCTGGCAAAGTGTTGTGGTTTGAACTTTTTAATGTGGGAAGGAATGGAAGTTCATGCTCATGTGGTTAAATATGGGTTTAAGTCTAATCTGTATGTTTCCACTGCATTGATTGATATGTATGGAAAGCTAGGGCAGATAGATTTTGCGAGGAAAATATTTGATGAGATGACTGAGAGGAATTCGGTGTCGTGGACCGCACTAACTAGCGGATATGTGAAGGCTGGGGATATGGGCAACGCAAAAGACCTTTTTGATTCAATGCCCGAGAATGATAAAGATGCTGCTGCATATAATGTGTTGATCGATGGATATGTTAAGTTAGGGAACATGGTGTTGGCTAAGATGCTATTTGACACAATGccagagaaaaatattatttcttggACTACTATGATTGATGGGTACTGCAGCAAAGGCAACATAGATGAAGGCAGACAGTTCTTTGATGAGATGCCTGAGCGGAATTTATGTTCTTGGAATGCAATGATTGGAGGGTATTGTCAGAATAAGCAATCCCATGAGGCTTTGATCTTGTTCCAGAACTTGTTAGCCCAGAAAATTTTCGAACCAGATGATGTTACTGTTGTCAGTGTTCTTCCAGCTATTGCAGATTTGGGTGCTTTTGATATGGGGAATTGGGTATATGAATTCGTGAAGAGGAAGAAACTGGATGCATCTGCAAGCGTATCAGCAGCATTGGTAGATATGTATGCTAAATTTGGGGAAATCGAGAAAGCAAAACGAGTTTTTGATAACGTGCTTGGAAGAGGCGTGTGCACCTGGAATGCTTTGATTAATGGACTAGCACTCAATGGGCGTCCCAAGGAGGCATTAGAAGCGTTTCTGGATATGAAAAGAAAAGGGTTTAAACCAGATGAGATCACCATGCTTGGAGTTCTGTCAGCTTGTAACCATGGTGGTTTAGTGGAGGAAGGAAGAAGATGGTTCTATGAAATGGAAGAATTCAAGCTGTCTCCTAAAGTGGAGCATTATGGTTGCATGGTTGATCTACTGGGTAGGGCTGGGTGTTTGGATGAGGCTGAGAGATTGATAAATAACATGCCTTACGAGACTAATGGGATCATATTAAGTTCGTTCCTATTTGCTTGTGGTTACGCTAAGGAGGTTATCAGAGCTGAGAGGGTGATGAAAAAGGTGATAATTATGGAGCCATTTTGTGATGGTAACTACATAATGTTGAGGAATTTGTATGCAGCTGAGAAGAGATGGAAAGACGTGGAACAAATCAAAAATTTGATGTTAATCAACGGTGCTAAGAAAGAAGTGGGATATAGTGCAATTGAGATCAAAGGCCAGGTTTTGGAGTTTATCGCTGGTGATCTGGTGCATCCACACTTGGAGGTGACACATTTATTGTTGAATCAATTGCAGATGCACATGAAGGGGAAGGATTCATATCTCAGTGTAGAGTGGAAAGTGAGTGAAACTTAA